From Watersipora subatra chromosome 8, tzWatSuba1.1, whole genome shotgun sequence, a single genomic window includes:
- the LOC137401444 gene encoding ras-related GTP-binding protein A-like, translating to MEQYFASQRDSIFKHVEVLIYVFDVESRELEKDMHYYQSCLDALLTHSKDARIFCLVHKMDLVQKDQRDQIFHERENDIKRLSKPLSCECFATSIGDETLYRAWSSIVYLLIPNMSRLESNLRQFASVLEADEVLLFEKATFLVISHCTLREHRDSHRFEKISNIIKPFKLSCSMLAASFQSMEVRNGEFTAFIDLFTSNTYIMVIMSDSTISSAATLMNIKNARKHFERLEKPEEIAQR from the exons ATGGAGCAATACTTTGCGAGCCAAAGAGATAGCATATTCAAACACGTAGAG GTGTTAATATATGTGTTTGACGTGGAAAGCCGCGAGCTTGAGAAAGATATGCACTACTACCAAAGCTGTCTGGACGCCCTTCTTACTCATTCCAAAGATGCCAGAATATTCTGTCTAGTACACAAGATGGACCTGGTTCAGAAAGACCAGCGTGACCAG ATATTTCATGAGCGTGAGAACGATATCAAACGACTCTCCAAGCCATTGAGTTGTGAATGTTTTGCTACAAGTATTGGGGATGAGACGCTCTATCGAGCTTGGTCTTCTATTGTCTACCTTCTCATTCCAAACATGAGCAGGCTTGAGAGCAATCTCCGCCAATTCGCTTCAGTTCTCGAAGCAGATGAGGTGCTGCTGTTTGAAAAGGCCACATTTTTG GTAATATCACACTGTACTCTGCGGGAACACAGAGATAGCCATAGGTTTGAGAAGATTTCCAACATCATCAAACCATTCAAACTGAGTTGCAGCATGTTGGCTGCATCATTTCAAAGCATGGAAGTCAG AAATGGAGAGTTCACGGCATTTATTGACCTCTTCACATCTAACACATATATAATGGTAATCATGTCTGACTCAACTATAT CATCAGCAGCCACTCTAATGAACATCAAGAATGCCAGGAAACACTTTGAAAGGTTAGAAAAACCAGAAGAGATTGCACAGCGATAG